CAATCTGAGCAATTTCTTCCGGCAACAAGTTGAACTGCTCGCACTCGAGATCTTCCTTCATGTGTTGAGGATTCGTCGTACCGGTCAGAGGCAGCATGCCGACCTGCTGCAAAAAGCGAAACACGATCTGAGCCAGGCCAGTCTGATACTTGGCGGCCATGGTGCGAATGGCCTGATCACCAAACACTTCCCGATTGGCGGTCAACAGTGAAAATCCTTGATACATTATTTGGTTATCTTGGCATACTTCACGCACTTCTTTATCCCAGCCGAACGCCGCATAGCAACGGTTCTGCACCACCATCGGCTTGTGCTTGGCTTTCGCGCAGAGCAGGGTGAGCTGCTCCGCTGAGACATTGCTGATCCCGATCATCTTCGTCTTGCTCGCGTCGTAAAGAGACTCGATCGCCGCCCACACCTCCCAATCCTCCGCCCCTAACCCGCGTCGTGAATAGGGTCCATGCAACACATACGAGTCGAGATAATCGGTATGGAGATGCGCAAGGGAACTAGCGAACGATTGTTGGACTTGTGCAGTGATGCTCGCCTGCGCGTCGTACGGGAGACGATGATCCTGCCCGTTGATGGGAGTGAACTTGGTCTGCAAAAACAGCTTGTCACGGGCGATGCCTTGTTCAGACAATCGCAAGAGGGCATCCCCCACTCGTGCCTCATCGTAATGGACAAGCTGGTTAGCGGTATCGATGGCCCTAAAACCTGCTCCTACCGCTTGCAGCACGAGTCCCGTTGTCGTCTCCTTCTTCCAGGCAGTGCCGTACATGAAGGAGGGAATTGAAACGTGATTGTATGTAGTCAACGGCATTGACGCATCTCCTTGATAGACTCATCCCACACAGATGGCCTCGGCACTCTCAACGGTGGCACGCTACAGATCCTTCGGCCATAAGGAACTCAGCTCTGGATACTTCGCGCGATAGTCGGCGTGACCGGCACGGATGACTTTCAGTGTCTCCTCTCTTCCGTATACGCTGGTGATTTGCACCTTGTGATGAGTCGCCCCCGGCGCACTCTTATAGGTGAGGAAATAATGTCGGAGGCGATCCAGAAGAGTAATCGGACATTGTGAAATATCCGTGAAGTTTCCATAGACCGCGTCGTCTCGCATTACAGCAATGATCTTGTCATCAGCCTCACCACCGTCAGCTAGACTGAATCCGCCGATAGGCAGTGCTGTCAGGAGTATGTCGCTATGAGGGATGCTCTTCTCCGACAAGACGCAGATATCGAGCGGATCGCCGTCCCCGACCATACCTTTGCGACGAGCCCGTTTGGCAAAGATGTCGGCCACTCGCTCTCCGGAATACGTCTGCGGAATGAGGCCGTAATAGACGGGACAGTAGTTGGAGAACCGCTGTGGCCGATCTACCTTCAGAAAGCCGCTGCGCTTATCAACTTCGTATTTCACCGTATCGGTTGGAACGATTTCGATGTAGGCTGTGACCACGTCCGGGGCTTCCTCACCGATGGACACACCGTGCCATGGGTGGGCCTTGAACATCAGTCCGAGCAGATGCTGGAAGGGATCACTTCCGCCGTGTCGCTCAACCGTCTTGTCTGGATCCTCTCGCTTCTTCTTCACTTATAGAGCTCCTCTCTACGACTGCCGACCAAGCTGCGACCGACGACGACTTTCAAACAGGCGGTAGTATCCCCCATGGGATCGAGATGGGCAATGGCTTATTATCACACTGTGACGAGAATGTTTACACGGTTCGTGTGAGGCATTGCCGAGGTAGGATATGAGGTATACTGTGTCTGTGACGAGTCGCTTTTTTCATGGAGGCTCGTATGGTACCGCCCAGCCACAAGCCATCCTATCGCCAACGTGCATTGAGGCTATTCCCTTGGGTCTGTGCCCATTGCGGTCGTGAATTCGACGGCAAAAAGCTCAGCCTCCTCACGATCCATCACAAAGACCACAACCATGACAATAATCCCCTGGACGGCAGCAACTGGGAATTGCTCTGTCTCTACTGTCACGACAACGAGCATCAGCGCGATCAGGTAGGTGGCCAACCGAACGACTCGCCGTCGAGCCGTGAACCGGAGCGCCCCTTCACACCCTTCGCCCAGCTTGCCGACCTGCTCAAACGCAATACGGCAGCCTGATCAAGACCTGGCTTGATGGCTAGGTCTCATCATCCGACGACCTGAGCAGACCGCACGCTCTCCGACCTCATCTTCTCGCATGTGGTGTACTGGGTCATGCCTCATCGTCGCTCATAGGCAAGTGGTTCTCTTTCTGACAAGCGGATCTGAGCCAGAACCGGTATCGCCATGCCGGAACTGGTTCGATGGTTCCCTCCGCTCGACCTCTGCTTGATCCACCCCCGACTCATTCGCCGATCATGTTCGCTCGCAAGCCGCCAGGTTGAAAATGATTCGGCAGCAACATAATGCAGTTAGGGTTGAACCCTTGCTCTTTCAGGGTATCAATACTCCCTAAAACGTTCTCCTGTTTCAGATCGATCACGGTAATTGATCCATCGCTCAGCCCTTCCAAATTCAGGAGGCTATTCTGGACAAAGAGATAGCGCTCATCTGGTGACAGCACGCTATGATGCGCCCCGGCCGCAGCCGCAATGGTCTTGAGAAACTTCGGGTGGCGCGGATCACTGTTGTCGTACAGATTGACAAACCCTGGTTTGGCTGTCGTGACGAACAGGCGGTCTCCCTTCGCGTTATAGAGCATTTCCAACGGCATCCCCTGTTCTCGCGGCTCAAAATCATCGATCTGATGGAAGGAAAACGCCTTGCGCCTGGGATCCCACACTCCGGCCCACAGCGTATTCTCCATCATATTAGTGATGTGCACGACCGGAGGATCGGCATTGGGGCTGAACATGATTTCGACCGGTGCCGATTTGGCCGGAGCCGGCTTCGACCCTATTTGATGCGTCGAGAGTACCTTCCCCGTACTCGCCTCCAGGACCGTTACGGTGTTGCCCTGCTCAGACATGTCGGGCTTGACCGTACTGGTGACGAGCACCCGATCAATGCCGTTGTGAATCGCGATGCCGTGAGGATAGGCAATAAACGCTTCGGCGGGGGCTGGGGCGCTGATCGTTTTGACCGGTCTGTCCTGGACGGCGTCCCCCACTATCACCGTGGACGAACCCATACAGGTGAGATACCAGCTCCGGTTATCTTCGGATACGACCAGATCTTCACCGACCTGACAATCAGGGACGTCAATGGCGCGTAGCCGATAGGGAAACTTCGTGAGGTCCACGACGTGCAAGATGCTTTTCCCCAAGGCCGTCACGTAGGCTTTGGTACGATCCCGGTTGAAGAAGATGTGGTGAGCCACGAGATCAGAGGGAAGCGGAATCTCCATCAGGACCTTGCCGAAATCCACAGACTCCGGATCGATATCCATGATCGCGATCCCTTCTCGTCTTACCGGTTGGTTCGCCTTGCTTTCATAGTTAATCAGAGCAAGGATTTCAGCCGATGCTGAAGTCGTCCCTGTAAGCAGCAGTCCTAGAGTCAACGTGAGGAACCGTAATGGTTTCATGGCAATCTCCCTGTGATGTGTGAGCATTGTATAGTATTTGAGGACTACGTTTATGCCCGAATACCGATGACTTCTAGATACTCCGCAAAGACCGTGGTGCAATTTGCTTCAGCGCGATTGTGCGCCGACCAGAGGGTTTCGAGCTCTTGCCGCATCTGCGCTTGCCCATCGACATCAAGCGATGCGAACGCTCGGTTGGTCGGCCCGTAATACCGACAAAAAAACTCTACGACCTCCACCGGTGGAAAAGGATAGCTAAAGAGGTACTGCCGCTTCGTGAGACTGAGCTGTGAAAGTCCATGGCCAAGCCGCTCACGAACCGTCGGCTCATTACCCCACAAGACCGGCGACGGCATGCCGGACGGCGCAATGAACTTTGACACCGTCTTGAACATCTGCCCGACGAATCCCTGCGGCGTCCAATTGGCCATAGCGATGGTGCCTCCCGGCTCGCAGACACGAAGCAATTCTTGGGCAACCAGTTCAGGCCGCGGAGCGAACATTGCGCCGATCAGACTGACGACCACGTCGAAACTGGCATCGTCGAATGGAAGTGCTTCGGCATCAGCCTCATGAAACCGGACGGTCAAGGCTTCTGCTTGCGCCCGTACCCGTGCTCGCTCCACCAAGTTGCCGGCGATATCCACACCGGTCGCCCCGATGCCGTCTTTTGCCGCCATCAGTGCCAGCTGACCGGCCCCACAGGCGACGTCCAACAATTGGCTATCCGGCGCGATGTTGAGTCGCTCGTAAAATTCTCGCGCGCCGCCTTCCATGTACCGCGAAAATCGATCGTAGTCGCCAGCTGTCCAAATCGATTTGAGCCGAGCCTTGAGACCGTCCATTTCTCCCATCGTTGTGCTCGTCATGATGTCCTCCCCTTTTGTCATATGTTCATGAGGCCGTGATCTTTTCTGCTGGTGACTATACGAGAAAGGTCTTCTGCCGTCTTAGCCGCGCGTCTAGCTCTTTTATCAGAGGGAGTGCTAAGCTCCGTGTCGTTTATCCCGGCGTCCGACCTGTTTAGCCGAGAGGCTTCGTCTCAGAGGTTCAGCGATGGATGTGCTATCTGAAGTCCTGAAGGCGGTAAGGCTTGATGGAGGGGTCTTCTTCAACGGTGAATTCTCGGCTCCATGGTGTTCGCGTGAACCCGATTCAGGCACGATGGCGTCTTATTTTCCCCCTGGTCCCAAACATGTCTTCATCTTCCACCTGGTAACCGAAGGACAGTGCTACTGTCGTGATGAGGAAGGAGGCCGCGCTGTGCCCTTGGAAGCCGGCGATATCGTCATCCTTCCACATGGGAATGCGCACCTCATGGGCAACGGTCCTCCCGTCACCCCTATCGACAACGCACCACACCTGAAGCAGCTCTTCACTGAAGGCGGTATACTGACTCAATCGGGCGGTGGTGGAGAAACCACAAAACTGGTCTGTGGGTACCTCACCTGCGATCCACAACTGAGCCAAGTTTTCTTGGACGGTTTACCACCGATCGTCAAGGTCCATATTCGCGATAGCCCATCTGGGAAGTGGCTCGAGGATACCTTTCGTTTTTCCGTCGATCACACGGAAGCCTCTGCTCCAGGCAGCACTGCAGTCATCGCGAAACTATCCGAATTGCTGTTTGTAGAAGCATTACGACGATATACTGCACAGCTACCCGAATCTCAGACCGGCTGGCTCGCCGGTGTACGCGATCCAAAGGTGGGCAAGGCACTCGCTCTCTTGCATAAGCAGCCGTCTCACTCCTGGACAATTGCCTCGCTGGCCGAAGCCGTCGGCCTCTCACGTTCAGTGTTGGCAGACCGATTTCGACATTATCTGTCAGACACGCCGATGGGGTACCTGACTCGCTGGCGGTTGCAGCTTGCCGCTCAAGTGTTGGCGTCGACGTCCAAGAGCGTGGCCGAAGTGGCAGGCGAGGTGGGCTATGAATCGGAACCCTCCTTCAATCGCGCCTTTAAACGGGAGTTCGGGGTCCCTCCGGCGAGGTTCCGCACACAAACAAGATCCTCTCAACGTAAGAATTGATAAAGTGAGAATGGAAACCGGACAAGACATCACGATCACCGAGCTCCGACTCAGCTATCGATACATCAAGGAACATCCCTGGGTCGTCACGGCAGTGAATGGTTTTCTCTCCGCCTACTTCATGGAACAGCCGAGCTTTCGCGTGCAACGTCATTTCGATGAACTCGAATCCGGCATGCACGTCTGGATTTGTGAAGTACCCGGCACGATGAAAATGACAACGCTAATGCGAAGACTGCGAGCGGATATCCCTCCTTGTCGCTATACTCAAAGCACGACAGAATCGGCGAGCGCTCCTCAATACCTCATCGACTCGCTCGAACAAAACTAATCGGCGACACGTCTCGGTCCGCAACATTTCCCAAACCAAGTGCTCCTCCTCGAATGACAGGGTATAATGCATCATCATGAATCGTGTGCTCATCCTTGGAGCCGGAAAGATCGGCTCACTCATTGCCTGCCTGCTGAATCAAACCAACCGGTATGAGGTTCATTTGGGCGACATGACGTTCGATGCGTCCAAGCAGTTGGTCGAACGTCTCGAGCTGGATCGGGTGACTCCCTGTTTGCTCGATGTGCGGCATCCCGACGCCGTCAGCACCTATCTTTCCACCCATCACTTCGATGCGATTCTTTCGAGCCTTCCCTATTTCTGCAACCCCACAGTTGCCGGTCTCGCCTTAACCCATAATCTTCACTACTTCGACCTCACTGAAGATGTGGAGGTCACGAACCAGATCAAAGTGCTCAGTACCGGAGCCAACCAGGCCTTCGTACCTCAATGCGGACTCGCACCAGGCTTTATTAGTATCGTCGCGCACGATCTCATGACTCATTTTAAAACATTGGACATGGTCAAGATGCGGGTCGGTGCCTTGCCGGTGCATCCCAGCAACGCGTTGAAGTATTCGCTCACCTGGTCCACAGACGGACTAATCAACGAATACGGCAATGTCTGCTATGGGATTGAAGAGGGAGAGAAAGTCCCTCTGCAGCCGCTCGAAGGATACGAGACCATCGAGCTCGATGGTCTGCTGTACGAGGCGTTCAATACGTCAGGAGGGTTGGGCACCTTGGCCGACAGTTATGCAGGAAGAGTCAGCACGATGAATTACAAAACGCTCCGCTACCCTGGCCACTGTGAGAAAATTCATTTGTTGATGAAAGACCTCAAGCTCAACGAAGACCGCGAGACACTCAAACGAGTACTGGAACGTGCAATCCCTCAAACCCTGCAAGACGTTGTGTTGATCTATGCGTCGGTGACAGGAACAAAGGACGGAGGTCTGTTCGAGGAGAATTACGCGAAAAAGATTTACCCACAATGCATCAAGGGTACACTGTGGTCGGCGATTCAAGTGACAACCGCTTCCAGCGCGTGCTGTGTCATGGATCTTGTCTTGAACGACCCTGCGCAGTACCATGGATTTGTCACGCAGGAATCCATCTCGCTACAGACATTTGTGGACAACGAATTAGGAGCCTGTTTCCGATGAGCACCAATCACATCGCCTTAAGAGACCTGGGAATCCAAGCCGTGAATTCAGGAGGAAGTACCGGTCATCACTGGTGGTCCGGGCGCAATGATGGGTCGCTCATCTCATCGATCAACCCTGCCACCGGGGAGCAAATCGCGGGAGTCTACCCTTGCTCAGCAGAGGATTATCAGCGGATCATGAAAGAATCCATTGAGGCATTTCGTACTTGGCGTCTGGTCCCTGCACCCAAACGCGGCGACCTCGTTCGACTCATTGGCCAAGCGCTTCGAGAGAAAAAGGATCAGCTGGGCACGCTCGTCTCCCTGGAAGTCGGTAAGATCAAAGCGGAAGGAGACGGCGAAGTACAAGAGATGATCGACATGGCCGATTTTGCCGTCGGCCAGTCACGGATGCTCTACGGCGTCACGATGCAATCAGAACGGCCTGCTCACCGGATGAGCGAACAATGGCACCCACTGGGGCCAGTCGGCGTCATCACAGCCTTCAACTTTCCCGTCGCAGTGTGGGCATGGAATGCCTTCATCGCCGCCATTGCCGGGGATACTGTCATCTGGAAACCATCGCCGAAGGCCCCGCTCTGTGCCGTCGCCGTGCAACAGATTTGTAACCGCGTGATGCAGCAGCAAGGGTATTCTGGGGTTTTTTCCTTATTCATCGCCGATCAACCGCCCCTCGCAGAGCAGATGGTACAGGATGAACGATTGCCTCTCATTTCATTCACCGGATCAGTTCCGGTAGGACGACGAGTGGCCGCGCTCGTCGGCCAGCGATTGGGACGGACGCTTCTGGAACTCAGCGGCAACAACGCCGTGATCGTCGACCAGACCGCCGACCTCGACATGGCGGTACGCGCCATCGTCTTCGGCTCTGTCGGGACCGCCGGCCAGCGCTGTACCACCACTCGGCGCGTGTTTATCCACGAGTCACGATATGAGGAACTCGTCGCCATGCTGGTGAAAGCCTATGCACAAGTCCAGATCGGTAATCCATTGGAGAAAGAAGTGCTGATGGGACCACTCATCGACCAGGTCGCTGTGGAGAACTATCGCACCGCCCTCGATGAGATCAAAACAGAAGGTGGCGAGATTCTGTACGGAGGACGCGTCCTGACTCGCCCTGGATATTTTGTCGAGCCGACGATCGTCCGAGCCAAGCATGACTGGCCGATCGTACAGCGTGAAACCTTTGCGCCGATCCTGTATGTCATGCCGTTCCAATCTATTGACGAGGCAATCGCGTTGCAGAACAACGTTCCACAAGGGCTCTCCTCGGCCATGTTTTCTAATGATATTCGGCATGGAGAGCAGTTTCTGTCGGCGGCTGGAAGCGATTGCGGGATCGCCAATCTCAACATTGGCACGTCCGGGGCTGAAATCGGCGGTGCGTTCGGCGGAGAAAAGGACACCGGCGGAGGGCGCGAAGCAGGATCAGATTCCTGGAAGGCATACATGCGCCGCCAAACCAATACGGTCAATTGGGGAACAGAGTTGCCGCTGGCACAAGGTATTAAGTTTGGCCCATAAACGAGGGACAGCCATGGATCAAGCCCTTGCACTCGATGATCTCATGGAACGAATGGTAACCGATTACGTTGAGCGCAACCGTGCCGCCGGTGTTCTGAAGGCGACGCTCGACGAAACCGGCGTGGGCTTCACCCCGGTCATCGACCATGTCACCATCCGGACGCTTGATATCGATCGTGGGGCCGAACCCTTCGTCAAGCTGGGGTATGTCTATGATGAAACCCTGCAGTACGACGATTGGTATGCGAAGGTGTACCGCAAGTCTGGCTATCCGGCCCTCTTCGTCGACCAGGCCTACCCGGATGAGCGGGGCAAGACCAGCATTATTCCCGGCTGGGTCAATAAATTCGGCGACAAGGTCTTCCACCACGTCGCCGTGCGCGTCGAGGATATTGAGCAGGCCGTCGCCCGCTTGAAACAGAACGGCGTCGTGTTTGCCGGCAACATCGTGGGAGAGCGAGGCGGCCATCTCCGGCAGATCTTTTCTTCACCGGAAATGATCGACGGCCAACCCTTCACCGTATTGGAGTTGGCGGAGCGGCACCGAGGCTACCTCGGATTCCTGCCGCCTCAAGCCGACAGCCTCATGAAATCTTCCCTCGGCCGCTAGACAACGGGCTGTGTCGATCTATCGACTTTCCTCCGGCACGTCGAACTCTCAAGCGATAAAGCGTCGCGCCGCCATGAACCGTTGTATACCGATCCCCACGCACCCCACTCCCACCACGAGCGACAGCCCACCCAACGCCTGAAGGTAGGGATAATCCATCCACCACACAGCGAGGACGCCGACGATCACAAAACCTAACGCAGTTCTGATATAAGCCGGCAGGGTGCGCTTATCGGCCAATTCAGTTCGCGGGTGGGCTAGTTGATCTCGAATCCGTGTATCCACCGTTTCTCAAGCGAAGCCACTAGCCCATGTCCCGCAACACATGATCCGGATTCCGATCCCGCGCGATCGTCTTCATCAACTGATCACCGAAGAGCACGACGACCCGATCGCGCTGGTCTTTGACGATCATCGAGGCGGACGGTGACTTGAACGTTGAAGGATCTCCTTCCAGCCATGCGCTGCAGGCAAACGGCAGGGCATCCAAGATCGTCTCCACACGGTACTCTTCGCGGAGTCGATACTGTAGCACCTCAAACTGAAGACGACCAACTGCGGCAATCAAGACCTCCTGATCGTTGAGACTTCGCATGATCTGGACGGTACCCTCCTGCGCCATCTGAGTGAGTCCTTTGTCGAAGGACTTGCGTTTCCCGACATCGGTCGGCCTCAGACGCGCAAAGATTTCTGGCTGGAACTGCGGCAGCGGCTTAAAATTGAATCCGCCTGCCACCGAAACCGTATCGCCGATGGCAAACACGCCGGGGTTGATAATGCCGACAATATCACCCGGATAGGCCTCTTCGACCGTGCTCCGCTCCTGCGCCACCAGACTATGCGGCCTCGCCAATCGAATCTCGCGATCCAACCGGTGATGTTTGACGACCATATCCCGTTCAAAACGGCCGGAACAGATCCGAAGAAATGCCGTGCTGTCGCGATGCTTTGGGTTCATGTTGGCTTGGAGTTTGAAGACATAGGCACTGAACGGCATGTCGATGGGATCGACGGATCGCTCAGCCCCATCATCGCCATCCGCCGGTCGTGCACCGGGACTCGGCGCCAACTCCACGAACGCATCAAGAAAGTTTTCCACCCCGAAATTCGTCAGGGCCGACGCAAAAAAGACAGGAGTGACCTCACCCTGAAGAAACTGCTTGCGTGTGAAGGTATTTCCAGCGATCTCCAACAACTCCAAATCGTGGAAAACCTCTTCCATCGTCTCGTGTGAAACTCGGCCGGTCGCGCCGAGTTCGGCCAAGGCCACTCGATTTGTCTCAACCTTCGTCGCCCCGCCATGCATGGTTCTGCTGAAGAGCTGCACCTGGTTATCGGCACGAGTCACAATACCCACGAAATCACTCCCGGACCCGATGGGCCAGTTGATGGCGCTGGCATGAATGTTCAAGGCCTGCTCGACCTCCGTCATCAAATCGAGAGGCGGACGTCCAGGCAAGTCCATCTTATTGATCAAAGTCAGCACAGGAATCCGCCGCATGCGGCACACCGCGAACAGCTTTCGGGTCTGTGTTTCAACACCCTTGGCCGCATCAATGACCATGATGGCACTATCCGCCGCCGTCAGCGTGCGATAGGTATCTTCAGAAAAGTCCTGGTGGCCAGGGGTATCAAGCAAATTAATGACCGCTCCTTTATAGGGAAACTGCATCGCGGAGGCTGTGATGGAGATTCCACGCTCCTGTTCCATTCCCATCCAATCGGATGCCGTGGCCTTCCCCCCTTTGCGGCCCCGTACCATCCCGGCTGTTCGGATGAGCCCGGAGTACAAGAGCAATTTTTCGGTCAAGGTCGTCTTGCCGGCATCGGGGTGACTGATGATGGCAAACGTCCTCCTTCGCGCAACGGCCGCAGCTAATTCACTCACAAATGAGGTATCAGTTGTCATAGTGGGTCGGCAGCATATCACATTCGTGTTGTCAGAAGAGGAACTTCACAGGAAAGATGAGTCTCCGAGATCTCCGTAGCCGGCCCGCTCTAATGCGCGGCGGACGGCATCCAGAACAGCGGGTCTATCGGCACACGGCAGAACAGATAGGTCTGGCAGCAGCTCGCTCTCAGTACCCGCTAATGCGTCGCAGGTCTCATACAAACCCTCGTGTCCCTCCTCAATGAGGTTGTGCTTCGCTAAGATCTTCTGGAGCGTGGCAACCAGATCGCCTGTAGGAGTCGGCATGAGTAAGGCCGCGATGGCGCCGTGATCGAGGCGGAGCCTGGCGGCCAGTGCGAGCGGTTCCCCGCCTCTGAGACGTCGCGCGGTCGGCAACAGGATCTTTTCCTCCATCCCGATATGGCGAAGCAACCCAGATCGGAACTGATCATACGTCGGTTGATCAACTGGACCGCCTGAATGAAGAGCGGAGCGGAGGAGAGTTTCTAACCGACGATGGTCCTCTGTCAGAAACTGAGTCACCAGGCCATCGGTGTGATATCTTCGTGAAGACATCGAGTGGGTTGGCATACAATTCGAAAAGGTTCAACTGCCATTCAACTCCGAATGCTGACACCAAGAATACAGGCTTAGATGGCACACATTCTACTCTCAGTGCGAGGCATGTGCGACCGGCGACGTTCACATGGCGGTACGCCAGCGTCATCGTGGCGAAGGCAACCATTTGAACGATCCGAAGCCATGAACGATGAGGCAGTTAGTTCCAGACAGCTTGTGCGTAGACTGCCACGGCGGAGATGCAGAAGATCGCGAGCGCTCCAAAGAATGAGGCGCTGAGGGAGAATGGTCCATATCTCTGAAAGGGTGGTCGCCGTGTGTGAGGAAACCGCATGAGGCAGAATGTCACAAATGACGCCCCTGCCCCGATGAGTGCGAGCAGAATCTGATTCGATTCCATAGGCCTACCCACATCCCACGGCTAGACTAAGAAGAACAATAACCCGGCACCACCAACAAGAAAGAAGATCACCCACCGAAACAATCCTTCTTGTGTATCCGCATGAGCCTCGACAAGTCGGCTTCTAAGAACCGGTTGTGTGTGCACATAGGCTTCGACGTGCTCTTTGGCTTCTTTCAATCCGATGTTCTGCTCCACACCAACCAGCGTAATGGCCTCAACAACCTGACCACGCCACAAAGCCGAGATCGCGGCCGGTGGGAGTATCGTGCACATAACGGAGGCTGTGGATACATTAGACTGCATCGAGGTGGAACGCATGGGTGGATCAAGTCTATCACTGCGAGATCAACCACCGAAGAGAAACTATGAATTGTGCCAGACGGAGATGGTGGAAGGGTTTCTGATAACAGCATGATTGGTGGTAACAAATTCCACTCTTGCTTCATCTTTTTAGATTGTAGTCGTAGAATCTCACCAAGAGGTGGGTATGTTTCTCCGATTGGTCTTAGTCGTCCTGGTCACTGTTCCCCTGAACCCTTGGGATACGGTAGGTTTCACCGAAACAACCAGAGTTCGCAATGAGTTGATCGGGCCTGTTCGTAGTGTCACGGTCAAAAAACACGGATATTCTACCGTTGAAACCTATGATCGTGCAGGCCATCTCATCGAGGCCGTGCTCGACCTCACCCACGCCAATACGGCAACGCATTCCGTGTATCAGTACAACCAGGATGGTCACCTACAAGAAGAGCTCGCCTTTGACCAGAGTGGACGAATCATCTATCGAAAACATGTCATGTACGCGAGAGACCCGGAAGGACGAGACACGGCGTCGGTCACGGCATCCGATGACGGCCGCTTTCAGCATGCCGAGTTCTCGCGCTATGACCAACGAGGTCATCTCTGGGAACAGTTATCGGTGAGCAGTACGACTGGGCATAAAAGTCTCTTCGACATACAGGGTCATCGCATTTATTCGGCGTACTACCGCAAGGGAGAATTGCTCAATGAATTGAACCACCGATATGACGTGCTGGGACGACTCCAGGAACTTATGAGTTACGATGGGCAGGGCACCCTCATCGGTCGAGTCCTCAACGACTACGACGAGGGCGGCAAACGCATTCGATCGACCACCCACACATTTGGTCTTCCACAACCCCGTACTTGGATCACGACCTACGAATACGATTCGTTGGGCAACTGGATCAAAGAAGAGACGACCGAACAATCCTCCTCCCAACCAGTCAGAGCTTTCACGATTCCGATTGTTGAGGAACGTACGATCCAATACTACGACGGCACCGACAGCGACGCGGTCACACAGCCCTAAGAGTTGGCACGCCGGTCGTCATATTTCTATGATGAAGTGATACTACCCGGAGATGGAAAGAAATAGGATACCCCTGTCATGGTAGGAATCAGCACTGCATGTTCTTGTAGGTTATAAATGCCGAAACCGCCATGGTTTTTTCAACGCTTGTGAGGCCCGACACGTGATTCGTAATCAGCTGAAACTCCTTCAAGGTAAGAGCCCTTTTCTGGCCAAGCCATTTTCTTAATGGCGCCCAACAGGTGTCGAAGTGCTCAAACCACCACACAGGCGGTAGAGATCCGCCATCGACTCCCTCTTGAACAGATGTGCGAATACCCAGAGTCTGGAGCGTCGGCTCGTAGGCTCTC
The nucleotide sequence above comes from Nitrospira sp.. Encoded proteins:
- a CDS encoding aldehyde dehydrogenase family protein is translated as MSTNHIALRDLGIQAVNSGGSTGHHWWSGRNDGSLISSINPATGEQIAGVYPCSAEDYQRIMKESIEAFRTWRLVPAPKRGDLVRLIGQALREKKDQLGTLVSLEVGKIKAEGDGEVQEMIDMADFAVGQSRMLYGVTMQSERPAHRMSEQWHPLGPVGVITAFNFPVAVWAWNAFIAAIAGDTVIWKPSPKAPLCAVAVQQICNRVMQQQGYSGVFSLFIADQPPLAEQMVQDERLPLISFTGSVPVGRRVAALVGQRLGRTLLELSGNNAVIVDQTADLDMAVRAIVFGSVGTAGQRCTTTRRVFIHESRYEELVAMLVKAYAQVQIGNPLEKEVLMGPLIDQVAVENYRTALDEIKTEGGEILYGGRVLTRPGYFVEPTIVRAKHDWPIVQRETFAPILYVMPFQSIDEAIALQNNVPQGLSSAMFSNDIRHGEQFLSAAGSDCGIANLNIGTSGAEIGGAFGGEKDTGGGREAGSDSWKAYMRRQTNTVNWGTELPLAQGIKFGP
- a CDS encoding VOC family protein; the protein is MDQALALDDLMERMVTDYVERNRAAGVLKATLDETGVGFTPVIDHVTIRTLDIDRGAEPFVKLGYVYDETLQYDDWYAKVYRKSGYPALFVDQAYPDERGKTSIIPGWVNKFGDKVFHHVAVRVEDIEQAVARLKQNGVVFAGNIVGERGGHLRQIFSSPEMIDGQPFTVLELAERHRGYLGFLPPQADSLMKSSLGR
- a CDS encoding DUF202 domain-containing protein, translated to MDTRIRDQLAHPRTELADKRTLPAYIRTALGFVIVGVLAVWWMDYPYLQALGGLSLVVGVGCVGIGIQRFMAARRFIA
- a CDS encoding peptide chain release factor 3 — encoded protein: MTTDTSFVSELAAAVARRRTFAIISHPDAGKTTLTEKLLLYSGLIRTAGMVRGRKGGKATASDWMGMEQERGISITASAMQFPYKGAVINLLDTPGHQDFSEDTYRTLTAADSAIMVIDAAKGVETQTRKLFAVCRMRRIPVLTLINKMDLPGRPPLDLMTEVEQALNIHASAINWPIGSGSDFVGIVTRADNQVQLFSRTMHGGATKVETNRVALAELGATGRVSHETMEEVFHDLELLEIAGNTFTRKQFLQGEVTPVFFASALTNFGVENFLDAFVELAPSPGARPADGDDGAERSVDPIDMPFSAYVFKLQANMNPKHRDSTAFLRICSGRFERDMVVKHHRLDREIRLARPHSLVAQERSTVEEAYPGDIVGIINPGVFAIGDTVSVAGGFNFKPLPQFQPEIFARLRPTDVGKRKSFDKGLTQMAQEGTVQIMRSLNDQEVLIAAVGRLQFEVLQYRLREEYRVETILDALPFACSAWLEGDPSTFKSPSASMIVKDQRDRVVVLFGDQLMKTIARDRNPDHVLRDMG
- a CDS encoding hemerythrin domain-containing protein — translated: MSSRRYHTDGLVTQFLTEDHRRLETLLRSALHSGGPVDQPTYDQFRSGLLRHIGMEEKILLPTARRLRGGEPLALAARLRLDHGAIAALLMPTPTGDLVATLQKILAKHNLIEEGHEGLYETCDALAGTESELLPDLSVLPCADRPAVLDAVRRALERAGYGDLGDSSFL